The DNA window GACGGTACGACATTGTTGTTTGGGCTGCCAGGAGTGCGGGTTGAGCGTGTCGAGCGCTGGGCCGACGGGACGCGAGTAGTGCACGCGGTGACCGCGAGCGAGTCCGCGGCGGCGTGCCCGTCGTGTGGGGTGTTGTCCACCTCGGTGAAGGCCCGAGTCGCCACCGCACCGAAGGATATCCCCTACGGTGAAGCACGAATCATGCTGCGGTGGCACAAGACCCGGTGGCGTTGCCGGGAGGACTACTGTGAACGCGGGTCCTTCACCGAGTCCATCGCGCAGGTGCCGGCGCGGGCCCGCACAACTCTGCGGTTGCGCACTCAGGTCGGTGCGGCGATCGGGGATGCGGCCCGTTCTGTGGCCGAGGTCGCAAACAGCCACGGCGTGTCGTGGCCGACCGCGCACCGCGCGTTCGTCGCCCACGCCGAGTCGCTGCTAGTCGAACCGCAGCCCACCGCGGTGCTGGGCATCGATGAGACCCGCCGCGGAAAGCCCAGGTGGGAACACTGCGCGGTGACGCAGGGGTGGGTGCGGGTGGACCCGTGGGACACCGGGTTCGTCGACCTGGCCGGCGATCAGGGCCTGCTGGGGGCAACGGGAAGGCCGCACCGGCGCAGCGGTCATCGACTGGCTCTCTGAGCGCACCGAAGCCTTCCGCGCGGGCGTGGCCTACGTGGCCATCGACCCGGCCGCGGTCTACGCGACAGCGATCCGCACACCCGGCTTGTTGCCCAACGCGACGATCGTGGTCGATCACTTCCACCTGGTGAAGCTCGGCAACGACGCGGTGACCAAGGTGCGTCAACGGGTCACCTGGGATCTACGTGAGCGTCGTGGTCGCAAGATCGACCCGGAATGGGCCAACCGGCGACGGTTGCTGCGCGCTCGGGAACGCCTGTCGGGCAAGAGTTTCGCCAAAATGTGGAACGCCCTCATCGCCGCTGACGACACCGGTCAGATCCTCTCAGCGTGGATCGCCAAGGAAGAACTGCGCACCCTGCTGTCCACCGTGCGCGTCGGCGGCGACCCGCACCTGACCCGGCACCGCCTGCACCGGTTCCTGTCCTGGTGCATCGATTCGCAGATCCCGGAGCTGCTGACCCTGGCCACCACCGTGGACACCTGGTGGCCCGAGATCAACGCCTTCATCGCCACCGGCATCACCAACGCCGGCACCGAGGGCTACAACCGGCTCGTCAAGCAGGTCAAACGCACAGCGTGCGGGTTCAGAAACACAGAAAACTCGGCCCGCCGGATACGCTTCCACTGCACCCGCAAACAGCGGGCCGCAACCCAGACATCATGCTGATTGCCCGCTCAAAATCGAAGAGCCGTGATACCACTGTCGGCAACTGGGTTCGGAAGTATCGAGAAACGCATGCCACCGACGAGCCGCCGCTGGAATTATCTGAACGTGCTCGGCTGCGTGAATTGGAACGCGAGAACCGAGAAATGGCGATGGAACTCGCCTTCTTAAAAAAAGCAGCAGCGTACTTCGCGAAGGAGCCACGGTGAGCCAGAAATACGCGTTCATCGCCGCGGAGCACGCTGACGGTGCCACCTTTGCGGGCATGGCTCCCACGATCGTGCAGATGCTGAAATGGCTGGGGGTGTCGAAATCGGGGTTCTACGAGTGGTGGGGCCGGCCGGCGAGTGCGGCGATGTGCCGCCGCGAGGAACTCAAGCTCAAGATCGCCGCACTGTTCACGTCTTTCGGCGCCGTGTACGGGTATCGGCGCATCCACGCCGAGTTGGTCCGCGCCGGTGAACGGGTAGGCCCAGAGTTGGTGCGCACACTGATGCGCGAGTTGAATCTCGTTGCACTGCAACCGAAACCTTACAAGCGGACCACTATCGCCGGCGAGTCCGCCACCGCGGTGCCTGATCTGGTGGCCCGTGACTTCACCGCGGATCGGCCCGGGGTGAAGCTGGTCGGTGACATCACCTATATCCGGACCTGGGCTGGGTGGCTGTATTTGGCGACCGTGATCGACTGCTTCAACAAAGAAGTG is part of the Mycolicibacterium tusciae JS617 genome and encodes:
- a CDS encoding IS3 family transposase — protein: MSQKYAFIAAEHADGATFAGMAPTIVQMLKWLGVSKSGFYEWWGRPASAAMCRREELKLKIAALFTSFGAVYGYRRIHAELVRAGERVGPELVRTLMRELNLVALQPKPYKRTTIAGESATAVPDLVARDFTADRPGVKLVGDITYIRTWAGWLYLATVIDCFNKEVIGYAMADHMRTELVTGALEMAARNHALEPGCIMHTDRGTQYTSTDYAIKIADLDMRASLGRTGICWDNALAESFFAALKNERVHHMVYPTRKKARADIARYIELFYNRRRLHSALGYRTPHEVRIEYMNSQLAA